A genomic segment from Glycine soja cultivar W05 chromosome 20, ASM419377v2, whole genome shotgun sequence encodes:
- the LOC114402867 gene encoding NDR1/HIN1-like protein 26: MHNNDHIPVHHVQGPNPKPVKLNRHHTMRYYAHRVHESLTTRVSKMICATFLGLLFIVGLITFILWLSLRPHRPRFHIHEFNIPGLTQDSGFENAVITFKVSARNSNQNIGVYYESMDGAVYYRDTKIGYTPLLYPFYQQPKNTTEVDGDLSGATLTVSSQRWSEFQSDRADGSVVFRLELTSVIRFKISTWDSKRHTMHANCNVGVGPDGSLLTVYKDKRCPVYFS; the protein is encoded by the coding sequence ATGCACAACAACGACCACATACCCGTTCACCACGTCCAGGGTCCGAACCCGAAGCCCGTTAAACTGAACCGGCACCACACGATGCGGTACTATGCCCACCGTGTCCACGAAAGCCTCACAACCCGCGTCTCCAAGATGATCTGTGCCACCTTCTTGGGCCTTCTTTTCATTGTGGGCCTCATCACCTTCATCCTCTGGCTCAGCCTCCGGCCCCATAGGCCCAGGTTCCACATCCACGAGTTCAACATACCGGGCCTGACCCAAGATTCCGGGTTCGAAAACGCCGTCATAACGTTCAAAGTATCCGCGCGAAACTCCAACCAGAACATCGGGGTTTACTATGAGTCCATGGACGGCGCCGTTTATTACCGCGACACGAAAATTGGGTACACGCCGTTACTTTACCCGTTTTATCAGCAGCCCAAGAACACGACGGAAGTGGACGGCGATCTTAGTGGGGCGACGTTGACTGTTAGTAGTCAGCGCTGGTCGGAGTTCCAGAGCGATAGGGCTGACGGTAGCGTGGTGTTCCGCTTGGAATTGACGTCTGTGATCAGATTCAAGATATCCACGTGGGACAGCAAGCGCCACACGATGCACGCCAACTGTAATGTGGGCGTGGGACCCGATGGTTCCCTCTTGACCGTTTATAAGGACAAGAGGTGCCCCGTTTATTTCTCTTGA
- the LOC114403836 gene encoding cysteine-rich receptor-like protein kinase 10 isoform X2, which produces MGSFHFFLLLLTFFSLFVHTSPSPIIQAAIDQGTKAYYNCTRNSTFAAYSSYRSNVKTLLDFLSSNSTNNARFYNTTVSSKDTVYGSFLCRIDTTPKHCQECVTQAAKLISSLCKNATEAIVWYQVCYVRYSDRRFFSTVEESPKLSFMNDKDYVGNVGLFNNIVWDMMNDLRSEAASAANKSADKSVNIIDNEKVYGYAWCLPYLSKENCSWCLSDAIAEIPTGCCRGKSGGTIIYPSCGVRYESYQFHKAQIRGGSVTPPPLPSSPSPFASPVGNDSTTLETLRFELAKIEAATNRFAKENMIGKGGFGEVYRGILLDGQEIAVKRLTGSSRQGAVEFKNEVQVIAKLQHRNLVRLLGFCLEDDEKILIYEYVPNKSLDYFLLDAKKRRLLSWSERQKIIIGIARGILYLHEDSCLKIIHRDLKPSNVLLDSNMIPKISDFGMARIVAADQIEESTGRIVGTYGYMSPEYAMHGQFSVKSDVFSFGVMVLEIINGKRKGCSSESDGIDDIRRHAWTKWTEQTPLELLDPNIGGPYSREEVIKCIHIGLLCVQEDPNDRPTMATVVFYLNSPSINLPPPREPGYFKRDRIQDNKTTHKELDNISDSINGISLTNFFPR; this is translated from the exons ATGggttcttttcattttttccttctgCTCCtaactttcttttctctctttgttcACACCTCTCCCTCCCCTATCATCCAAGCAGCTATCGATCAAGGTACCAAAGCCTACTATAACTGCACAAGGAACAGCACTTTTGCTGCCTATAGCTCTTACCGTTCTAACGTCAAAACACTTCTAGATTTTCTCTCCTCCAATAGCACCAACAATGCCAGATTCTACAACACTACAGTTTCTAGCAAAGACACTGTTTACGGTAGCTTCCTATGTAGAATAGACACCACTCCAAAACACTGCCAAGAATGCGTGACACAAGCTGCCAAACTCATATCATCGCTTTGCAAAAATGCTACAGAGGCTATAGTATGGTACCAAGTATGCTATGTGCGCTACTCCGATCGTCGTTTCTTCTCCACCGTGGAGGAGAGTCCTAAACTCTCCTTTATGAATGATAAAGATTATGTGGGTAACGTTGGGCTCTTCAACAACATTGTGTGGGATATGATGAACGATTTGAGAAGTGAAGCAGCAAGTGCTGCTAATAAATCGGCTGATAAGTCTGTGAACATCATTGATAATGAAAAGGTATATGGCTACGCTTGGTGCCTCCCATATCTGTCCAAAGAGAACTGCAGCTGGTGTCTTAGCGATGCCATAGCAGAAATTCCAACTGGTTGCTGCAGAGGAAAATCTGGGGGAACAATAATATATCCCAGTTGTGGTGTTAGATACGAATCATATCAATTCCATAAGGCACAAATCAGGGGTGGTTCGGTGACGCCGCCGCCACTTCCCAGTAGtccttccccttttgcttcacCAG TTGGGAATGACAGTACCACTCTGGAAACCTTGCGATTTGAATTAGCCAAAATTGAAGCTGCTACAAACAGATTTGCTAAAGAAAACATGATAGGCAAAGGCGGATTTGGAGAGGTTTATAGG GGTATTCTTTTGGATGGGCAAGAAATAGCAGTGAAGAGGCTTACTGGAAGCTCCCGGCAAGGAGCAGTGGAGTTTAAAAACGAGGTTCAGGTTATAGCAAAGCTTCAACACAGAAATTTAGTAAGGTTACTAGGATTTTGCTTAGAAGATGATGAAAAGATACTTATTTATGAGTATGTGCCAAACAAGAGCCTTGACTATTTTTTATTGG ATGCCAAGAAGAGAAGACTACTATCTTGGTCTGAACGTCAAAAGATCATTATAGGAATTGCTCGAGGAATTCTATATCTACATGAGGATTCTTGTCTCAAAATAATACATCGTGATTTAAAACCTAGTAATGTTTTGCTAGACAGTAATATGATTCCCAAAATATCAGATTTTGGCATGGCTAGAATTGTTGCTGCAGATCAAATTGAAGAAAGTACGGGCAGAATTGTAGGGACATA TGGTTATATGTCCCCCGAGTATGCAATGCATGGACAATTTTCTGTGAAGTCCGATGTGTTTAGTTTTGGAGTCATGGTTCTAGAGATTATTAATGGAAAGAGGAAAGGTTGTTCTTCTGAATCAGATGGTATTGATGACATCCGGAGACAT GCTTGGACGAAATGGACAGAGCAAACACCATTGGAACTATTGGATCCTAACATAGGAGGACCATATTCCCGAGAAGAAGTCATCAAATGCATACACATTGGTCTGTTATGCGTTCAAGAAGATCCAAATGATAGACCTACAATGGCAACTGTTGTGTTTTACCTCAACAGCCCTTCAATCAACTTGCCTCCCCCTCGTGAACCAGGATATTTTAAGCGCGATAGAATACAAGACAACAAGACGACCCACAAAGAATTGGATAATATCAGTGATTCCATCAACGGAATTTCTTTAACTAATTTCTTTCCTCGTTAA
- the LOC114403836 gene encoding putative receptor-like protein kinase At4g00960 isoform X1 — translation MGSFHFFLLLLTFFSLFVHTSPSPIIQAAIDQGTKAYYNCTRNSTFAAYSSYRSNVKTLLDFLSSNSTNNARFYNTTVSSKDTVYGSFLCRIDTTPKHCQECVTQAAKLISSLCKNATEAIVWYQVCYVRYSDRRFFSTVEESPKLSFMNDKDYVGNVGLFNNIVWDMMNDLRSEAASAANKSADKSVNIIDNEKVYGYAWCLPYLSKENCSWCLSDAIAEIPTGCCRGKSGGTIIYPSCGVRYESYQFHKAQIRGGSVTPPPLPSSPSPFASPGKRKQKTLTIIVIVVPIVVSLVLLSLGCCCFLHRKATKNQHDILKENFGNDSTTLETLRFELAKIEAATNRFAKENMIGKGGFGEVYRGILLDGQEIAVKRLTGSSRQGAVEFKNEVQVIAKLQHRNLVRLLGFCLEDDEKILIYEYVPNKSLDYFLLDAKKRRLLSWSERQKIIIGIARGILYLHEDSCLKIIHRDLKPSNVLLDSNMIPKISDFGMARIVAADQIEESTGRIVGTYGYMSPEYAMHGQFSVKSDVFSFGVMVLEIINGKRKGCSSESDGIDDIRRHAWTKWTEQTPLELLDPNIGGPYSREEVIKCIHIGLLCVQEDPNDRPTMATVVFYLNSPSINLPPPREPGYFKRDRIQDNKTTHKELDNISDSINGISLTNFFPR, via the exons ATGggttcttttcattttttccttctgCTCCtaactttcttttctctctttgttcACACCTCTCCCTCCCCTATCATCCAAGCAGCTATCGATCAAGGTACCAAAGCCTACTATAACTGCACAAGGAACAGCACTTTTGCTGCCTATAGCTCTTACCGTTCTAACGTCAAAACACTTCTAGATTTTCTCTCCTCCAATAGCACCAACAATGCCAGATTCTACAACACTACAGTTTCTAGCAAAGACACTGTTTACGGTAGCTTCCTATGTAGAATAGACACCACTCCAAAACACTGCCAAGAATGCGTGACACAAGCTGCCAAACTCATATCATCGCTTTGCAAAAATGCTACAGAGGCTATAGTATGGTACCAAGTATGCTATGTGCGCTACTCCGATCGTCGTTTCTTCTCCACCGTGGAGGAGAGTCCTAAACTCTCCTTTATGAATGATAAAGATTATGTGGGTAACGTTGGGCTCTTCAACAACATTGTGTGGGATATGATGAACGATTTGAGAAGTGAAGCAGCAAGTGCTGCTAATAAATCGGCTGATAAGTCTGTGAACATCATTGATAATGAAAAGGTATATGGCTACGCTTGGTGCCTCCCATATCTGTCCAAAGAGAACTGCAGCTGGTGTCTTAGCGATGCCATAGCAGAAATTCCAACTGGTTGCTGCAGAGGAAAATCTGGGGGAACAATAATATATCCCAGTTGTGGTGTTAGATACGAATCATATCAATTCCATAAGGCACAAATCAGGGGTGGTTCGGTGACGCCGCCGCCACTTCCCAGTAGtccttccccttttgcttcacCAG ggaaaagaaaacaaaagacactAACAATAATTGTGATTGTAGTTCCAATTGTTGTTTCACTGGTGCTTCTATCTTTGGGCTGCTGCTGCTTTTTACATAGAAAAGCAACAAAGAATCAACATGATATTCTCAAAGAAAACt TTGGGAATGACAGTACCACTCTGGAAACCTTGCGATTTGAATTAGCCAAAATTGAAGCTGCTACAAACAGATTTGCTAAAGAAAACATGATAGGCAAAGGCGGATTTGGAGAGGTTTATAGG GGTATTCTTTTGGATGGGCAAGAAATAGCAGTGAAGAGGCTTACTGGAAGCTCCCGGCAAGGAGCAGTGGAGTTTAAAAACGAGGTTCAGGTTATAGCAAAGCTTCAACACAGAAATTTAGTAAGGTTACTAGGATTTTGCTTAGAAGATGATGAAAAGATACTTATTTATGAGTATGTGCCAAACAAGAGCCTTGACTATTTTTTATTGG ATGCCAAGAAGAGAAGACTACTATCTTGGTCTGAACGTCAAAAGATCATTATAGGAATTGCTCGAGGAATTCTATATCTACATGAGGATTCTTGTCTCAAAATAATACATCGTGATTTAAAACCTAGTAATGTTTTGCTAGACAGTAATATGATTCCCAAAATATCAGATTTTGGCATGGCTAGAATTGTTGCTGCAGATCAAATTGAAGAAAGTACGGGCAGAATTGTAGGGACATA TGGTTATATGTCCCCCGAGTATGCAATGCATGGACAATTTTCTGTGAAGTCCGATGTGTTTAGTTTTGGAGTCATGGTTCTAGAGATTATTAATGGAAAGAGGAAAGGTTGTTCTTCTGAATCAGATGGTATTGATGACATCCGGAGACAT GCTTGGACGAAATGGACAGAGCAAACACCATTGGAACTATTGGATCCTAACATAGGAGGACCATATTCCCGAGAAGAAGTCATCAAATGCATACACATTGGTCTGTTATGCGTTCAAGAAGATCCAAATGATAGACCTACAATGGCAACTGTTGTGTTTTACCTCAACAGCCCTTCAATCAACTTGCCTCCCCCTCGTGAACCAGGATATTTTAAGCGCGATAGAATACAAGACAACAAGACGACCCACAAAGAATTGGATAATATCAGTGATTCCATCAACGGAATTTCTTTAACTAATTTCTTTCCTCGTTAA
- the LOC114401580 gene encoding WD repeat-containing protein 25-like: MDLLCNAYSNASDDEEEEQPKRQRVSLSSPNPPKRHLPLSSPPSFNNQTQAPMLGRYISKRQRALMGSTPAPLPEPVPVPSPFTLSGSILDADIHHNILSLLKSKAKGHQSPNLISEKLSATLYGHTKAVNAIHWSSSHAHLLASAGMDHAVCIWNVWSRNQKKACVLNFHNAAVKDVKWSQQGHFLLSCGYDCTSRLIDVEKGLETQVFREDQIVGVIKFHPDNSNLFLSGGSKGQIKLWDARTGKVVHNYNRNLGPILDVEFTMNGKQFISSSDVSQSNASENAIIVWDVSREIPLSNQVYVEAYTCPCVRRHPFDSTFVAQSNGNYVAIFTTNPPYRLNKCKRYEGHVVSGFPVKCNFSLDGKKLASGSSDGSIYLYDYQSSKVVKKIKAHDQACIDVAFHPVIPNVIASCSWDGSILVFE, from the exons ATGGATCTTCTGTGCAACGCTTATTCGAATGCCTCAGAcgacgaagaagaagaacaaccaAAACGACAGAGAGTATCACTCTCTTCCCCTAACCCGCCAAAACGACACCTTCCTTTGTCTTCTCCTCCTTCATTCAACAACCAAACACAAGCTCCCATGCTCGGAAGATACATTTCCAAACGACAGCGCGCATTGATGGGCTCCACCCCTGCCCCTCTTCCTGAACCGGTTCCTGTTCCGTCTCCGTTCACGCTATCTG GGAGTATCTTGGATGCTGATATACAccataatattttatcattgttGAAAAGTAAAGCAAAGGGTCATCAAAGCCCAAACCTGATATCTGAAAAGCTATCTGCGACTCTATACGGGCATACAAAAGCTGTCAATGCTATACATTGGTCATCAAGTCATG CTCACCTCCTTGCATCTGCTGGGATGGATCATGCGGTTTGCATATGGAATGTATGGAGCAGAAATCAGAAGAAAGCATGTGTGCTAAACTTCCACAATGCAGCAGTCAAAGATGTGAAATGGTCTCAGCAAGGGCACTTCCTACTTTCTTGTGGGTATGATTGCACGTCTAGGTTAATTGATGTTGAAAAGGGATTGGAGACTCAGGTTTTCAGAGAAGATCAAATTGTTGGAGTTATAAAGTTCCATCCAGACAATTCAAATCTCTTCCTTTCTGGAGGGTCAAAGGGCCAGATCAAACTTTGGGATGCCAGAACTGGCAAAGTAGTGCACAATTATAATCGAAATTTAGGTCCAATTCTGGATGTTGAGTTCACAATGAATGGGAAGCAATTCATTTCTTCTAGTGATGTATCTCAAAGTAATGCCAGCGAGAATGCTATTATTGTTTGGGATGTGTCAAGAGAGATACCATTGTCTAATCAG GTTTATGTGGAAGCTTATACATGTCCCTGTGTGAGGCGCCACCCATTTGATTCAACTTTTGTTGCCCAATCAAATGGGAATTATGTTGCAATCTTTACTACCAACCCACCTTACAGACTCAACAAATGTAAGCGATATGAGGGACATGTGGTCTCTGGGTTCCCAGTCAAGTGCAATTTCAGCTTGGATGGGAAAAAACTCGCTTCTGGCTCTTCAGATGGTTCTATCTACCTTTATGATTATCAGTCATCCAAAGTTGTGAAGAAAATCAAGGCCCATGACCAGGCATGCATAGATGTTGCCTTCCACCCTGTTATACCTAATGTTATTGCTTCATGCTCATGGGATGGAAGTATTTTGGTATTTGAGTAG